The window TAGTAAATTATAAATTGAAATTGaagttgcaaataaaaataatcatggttaATATCTGTATGGATAAAAGTACAAAGAAGAAACTAAGTTAAATTTGGGAAGATTCTTAGCAGAAATATGTTTCAGAAAAATATCACAGTCTTCTTCAGATGACTATCTACTTACAGTTTCAAATTCCTTACCATCACCTGTTTGCACACCCTACCTCTAGTTCATATAAATGCATTAAAtaatatcaatataaaatattatttttgtaaaagttAAATCTGATTTTGAAGAGTACCTTAATTTTCTACTGTTCTACTATTATAATAACCTGATATTATAAACAAATTATTATAATCAATTATGATCCATGAGAAGTCAATATCTCTCCCTCACCAAAAACAATAAAGGGAACAAGTTAGGGCataatatagctttttttttgcatgagcaggcactgggaatcaaacctggtcccCAGCACggtgggcaagaattctgccacagagccaccatcacaccaccccataACATagattttaaagagagaaaaacagataaagCCTTCCTAAGATAAAAACTCAAGGAGTTTTTTGTGAATAAACCACACTCCttgttttgcttctgttttaAATGGAGCTAGGTAAACACCTGGTAAGGATTTGGAGTATAAATCTGAGAATTAGAAGGGAGAGCCCCTAGGTTATATATATTGTGCCCTCCACCATGcaatttctttgactatttgaatcttatattttcttctgagtcCTTGATCATAAATGCTGGGAATGAACTgtcaaataaaggaaaaaaattggaggAGGGAAATTTTTTCAACTTGAGGATATAAATATAAAGAGGATAACTACAAGTAGAAAACACCAGATGTCAACATGAAGGAAGACAGTGAAAACACCAATGCAAAACTAAGAGTTATACTAGGCAGGCAAAATAGCCAGACATATAACAGTGAACCTTACATTCCTGTTAATACCTGATGCCGTCTATTCATCTAAATATAATTGACTCAATACTATGtagtatatatatttacattgaCTATTTTCCCAAAGGAACTAATTTTCACACTCTAAAATTGGATTATATTAATATcacaataagaaaacattttatattaatttttaggtCAATCCAAACTATGATGAAAGATTTGAAAAGTCCATTCATCTTTTGTCATATGAGACCAGTGTCTTTCTCCATAAATTCCTCATAGCATTTTTTACTTCTGCATTCCTCAGTGTATAAATCAGAGGGTTGAGCAAAGGTGTTCCAATTGTATAAAACACAGCTATCATCTTATCCACGGGGAAGGTGGTTGCAGGacgtgtatatataaatatgcaaggAACAAAGAACAAGATGACCACGATGATGTGAGAGATGCAGGTGGAGAGAgcttttttcttcccttcagcAGAGTAGTTTCTCAGAGAATGCAAAATGATAACATAGGAGAACATCAGCATGACAAAACTCACCGAGCAAATGGCTCCACTATTGGACACTAATAACAAATTGATCACGTATGTGTCTGCACAGGCAAGTTTCAACAAGGGCTGCAAGTCACAAAAATAGTGATCAATCACATTGGGACCACAGAAAGGTAAACTTAAGGCCAGAAAAATCTGAGTTAAAGAATGCACACAAGACCCCACCCAGGCCACAGCCACCAACACTGTGCAGACCCGCCGGTTCATGATGGTCATGTAGTGCAGGGgcttacagatggccacatagcggtcaatGGCCATGAGGATAAGGATAAAGATCTCCAGGCAGCCaaagaaatggaatgaaaagACTTGTATTATGCACTCACTGAAAGAGATGGTGGCCTTCTTCAAAAGAGCATCGACAATCATTCGAGGGGCTATGGAAGTACAGAAACAGGTATCAGATAAGGATAagtggaaaaggaagaagtacattGGACTCCCAAGTGCCTGGCTTGTCTTGATGGTGACAAGAATGAGTAGGTTACCCAGCAAGATCTCCAAGTAGAAAAGTAAGCAAGCaacaaatattactttttttctaaaaGGATCCTGTGTCAACCCAAGCAGAATGAACTCAGTCACATTGTTATGCAGCTGCATGATGTCATGAAAGAGGAGAAGATATGAGTGGGAAATGCTTAATCtgcaaaaaataaaggaattaatgtaTGGTGCTATATGATGTTATGGaataatataaacaaattatatttttataattatattatatatatttataataatataaaccCATGGAGTTGtgcaatatttagaatattttaagcaaaataaacaTCCCTCATCAGGGACATTCTCATAGATATTCATTCTTAAGTCACTTTAACTCTTTGGTCCTCAATTTTTAATAATACTTCATAAGAATATTATAACTCTCAATTAAGCTTAAAATGTGATACTTTTCTGAAACAACTCTTCATATGCTACCTAATTTAGCTTGGGCATGATACTGCTGTTATAATTTTGACACATTTAACGAATATAAAATCTAGAGACATGTTaattcaatatttgcttcatatttttatattcagtaaaCTTTGGAACCCATGTTATTCATGGCTTGACACTAAGCATTTTGCATACATTGTTAGGTTAATGTAAAATGTAAACTCAAACACCACCACACTGCCATAAAGAACTTCTTatttaagcatatatatatatatgcttatatatatatatatatatatatgcatatatatatacacaatgcaTAAAAGTTATGCATGTTTATACAAATTTTTACTAGTTATTAATTCATATGTCCCATTTCTTCACTGCATAATCCCTTCCATATGATCCTATGATCCTGCTCAAAAAGAGAACAGGAAACATTTATAAGTTTTATACAATCTGTTTCTACTTTCAAACACCTTATTGATATTTAATACttaagagaaataaatgttttttctaaTTGGTAATGTTAGTTCAAATATCAAATATActcatttccattttcatcttcCAATTATGAAAATAACTACTAGAACACTCAAGAGTCACTGGGGTTACATTTCTAAATGAAAAGACGGGGAGTCAATCCATACTTCATAATTTTGCATTCAGTTTTAGATTAAATACTTTAGATATGGGTTGATGGGTGAGTTTGTCACTGGGACGTTGGCTTATGACCAGGTCATGGCTTCAATTGCCAATATAGTTTTTTTAATCCAGATATCTAAAACCTCATGTTCCTGAACAAAGAAAGGAAGTAGAAAACAGAGGGAGATGTGGGTTTAGAGAAGAAGAATAGTGGGTGTTTGCACACTGAGTTCTTCATTCAATTTGTTTTATGTTCTGGAACAGTCAGTGATTATTGAACTTTGAAATGCCACTTCTTACATCAAGAACTTCCCTTTTTCAAGTTTAGAATGGAAGATTATCATGGGCTTTACAtccaagaaaaaaatcttttgtcTGGATCTTTCTTGTTTATATGACATTGAAGGAcactatatgaaaataaaaatataaaatgaaattttatatatttaattatagtattaaaaaattttgtattttactgtGTTCTTCTCCAATCCTTACATTCCTTTAATTCATTAACTTGAAGACTGTAATTTGGCCAAACTCCAGgccatgagaaagaaagagacacaattctctgatatatttttccatcttccctGATAAGTTTTCTTCTCCTCAACAGACTTGAAATATCCATTACCTTCCTCCTAATCAAAATTGCTCGTGGAAAGTATCTGATGAAGTTATTCACTTTAAGATgccaagaataaaaaatatttctctttggaCTGGGTCATCTTTGGCAAGGACCTTAAACTGTAAAGAAACTGAGTATTTCAATAAGctcattatttccttcatttatttaaaacactgatccatcattttatttccttgcatgggcaggcaccagaaattgaacgcaggtctccagcatggcagatgagaactcggcttcctgagccaccatggcccacccccatcATGGTTTTTGTACACGAAAATATGGTAGGCATTTGAAGAAAGATAATAATAAAGTCTCTTTCATCTTCAATAGCCCATCATTTtggtccctcctttgtatactaTTTGAGGGTATATTGTCAAACCCAGAACACTGTTTCTTCTAGATCAAACATTTGTTTATACAACTGAACATATGCTTTAAAGATAAATTATGACTCATAAATATACATGACCCCattaactttttaataaattttgggTCCTCATCAAATATTTAGTCAAGAGTTTCAGGATGACATTAAATATTCTAACCAATATCTGCAGGCTTAAAGCCCATTCATGTTCCAAATAAGCCCAACTACTTTAATTAAATATACATTAATTTCTTTGAAAACCAATTTATGTGCCCCCAAGCACACATTTATTTTTGAACCAAGagttttaaactgttttttaatCTACAAAACTTAATAAtctagaaaatggagaaaatggtTACCAAATTACTTTTCATTGTAGTCTCTATAATCAGAGCATTCAAGATGCAATGGGGGCACAGATTAAAGACTAGTAAATGAATCAGATGTGATCTTTATAATGGAAATAATATAGTAGCTaagatttaaaagtaaaaagggatagATTCTCTAAACTCATATTTCCCTCTTCTTTGCCTTTagaatttctttacattttcaacAGTTTCAATCTTCTCCAAACCTCAGGACTCAACTCTAGCAGGATCTCTTCTAGATGGCCTTCAATGATTGCCTTGTGATAAAGGAATCCTCTCCTTTGATCTCTGTAGCATTctttatgacttttaaaataatattacctATTATTACTTATGATACAATGCAACGATTTGTGTGCTTGATTTAGCTACCTTTCTGGAataagaaatttggaaaattatgtGTTCTCAGGATTTTTTTCTCCATAGTTCCGACATCAATATTTCTATAATGCAGGTGTTAACAAGTGCTTTTATATTGAATATTCTCTATTACCTTTTAAAACATACCCACATTTATCTGCAGTTTGTAGTAACTCTGACTATGAAACAGTCACACCATTAATTTAATGGGGCCTTCTAGATATTTTGTATAGTATGCAACTCAGACAAATATAGCCCCAATTTTAAAGCTGGGGTGAATAATAGACAGATTTTAAGTAACTTAATAGGTCATCTCCAAACCTGGAACCATGGATAATGTACTTTGCACTACATCATGCAGACAGGTTAGATGTTGGGACTCAGACACCCATGAAAATAACCACCTTGAGCATTAGAGTATTTTACATTAATCATTGGGCCTTAGGGAATTCATGTAGAGGTgttacattatttatattttcccaaTATGGATATATGTAATTATGTCTATGAACACatgtctatgttttcttttttccagggGGATATGAAGCACTTTTCATCAGGTTCTTAGAGGAATCTGTGGCACAAAAAATGGGTTACAATGTTCTGAAGACAAATCAGCACTAGTGAAATACCACACCTTCTAATAACTACTGTATTTACCTCAACTCTCCTAATGAACTGGCCAACTTTAGAATACTAAATTTGTCAAAACAACAAACACATCCAGGAAATATTCTGGGGTCAAAGAGCTGAAAACAAAGTAGACAGGAGAACATTAAGAATAGATGGGGTAATACAGCCAGGGGCATGGCTCTTTCTGTGCTCAAACACCTGTTTTATTGTGGAGGATACAGTGAGAAGCACTGTTGCTCCTTAAAGACTCTCTTAAAGTCTTGCCAAATTCAGTTACATTagatttctatttttgtaataatcCTGATActcactttattttaatattgttgtaCATTCTCTTTGGGAAGGTTAACAGATTTTCCCAGCTTCTTTAACTTTTAAATGCACAGTTTAAAGAGTGATGTAACGTCCCTCATTGCATTCCACACTATGTAACAAATTCCTAGAATTCTGCTATCTGTTCAAGAAATGTCCTGTAAAATGGGATGGCCAAAGAATGACCAGAATGTCATAAAATTCGATATCCATTACCTACACATCCTATGTTTAGTTGCACACAAGAGATGAAATTAGTGTTTATTTCCCCAAATTTTATCAAGCATATAATCAGGAGCATTGTGGAAGAACACTAGTGGAGAAGGTGACAAGTGGAAGGAAGTTggacaaggaaaaaaaggaaaaagatatcaGAAACCCACCATCAATATATAGGGCATGTTACTACTGAccttcattaaattatttttattctcttcatctTATGTGTACTGTGAAATTTCTCTGGaaagtattcaatttttttctaactaAGTTTCAGAAGTATGTGCTAACTGAAGTTATATTCTTTAGATATCATTTTTGGAAACATTAGAGGTGTAAAAATTCTGTACTGTGACACAATATTCTATTCAATGCTGCCATTGGGAGCTAGAAAGTCCAACATTATTCAGAAGTTACATCAAAGGTACCTAGAAGTACTTTTGGAGTATCAGTATTCAGCTTTATAAAATAATAGCATAAATTTTCACAAGGGATGCAGGAAATGTCATAtaatcatatacaaaaaaagagaggactgaaatatttatgaacaGCCCTAATAATCTCCATAGTAAAAGGAACTATTTAGTAGAATGttctgcatttaattttaatCTAGTGCATGAATAAATCAGTAGTCCACAAAATAAcccatgtttattttttatttcaatttttaaatgtcaatccCTAGCCACATGATCTGTGTCACATTTGGAATTCTATTTATAGAACACAAGTATAGACTGGTTTCCttaggaggagagaaagagagctcTTTTGATAGCAGAAAGACTTCCTCCTACTtgctaaattttaaaacatgatctAGAAAGTTAAGTTAGAGGTAAATGGTTATGCTTTTATTAATAAGAatgacatttataaaaatatttacatttacccTTACATACCTAGATCTATACTCTTCTTGATTCCAGAACATTTTAGGCAAATAGTTATGAAGGACTTGCAGATATTAGGAGAGGCATGATAATGAAGAATCTTAGAGTTTTGCATGAAGTAAGACAATTCATTGTTTCCTAGCATATAGCCAGGACTGAAAAGACTggccaaataaaagaaaatctgtttgtaaaattaaaataagaagcaTCACCTTTACTCTCTTACCTATTTGTTagcagaagaaatagatgaaactCCAGGAGCTTGAGTCCTAAGAGGGCCTGGTTCCTTCTAATATCAGACTCTGAATTCAGGTGCTTCAGCCTACAAGAAATACCTTAAAGTATAGGATTCATAAAGACTGCCTAATCAAAGGTAGACTTATTCTATTTCATACTTTAAAATCCCAATATGGTTTATTAACAGATGCATAGAGATTTATCCATATATGTAAAGTGTTTCTCTAAGGtgaaatttcttgtagttttgagCTATATTGGGGTGATGAGGGTGTTGTATTTTTAGAAGAGCCCTATTAAAGATTTCCTGGAGCTCTAGCCCCTGCATGCAACTCATGAAGCCAGGAAGGAAAAAGTGAATTCCCTGAGGTATACAACAAACTGTGGGTAATGTCTCCTTCCCACATGGTTTCTTTATCTCCGAAGCTGATGCAATGCCTAAATTATGCAGAAAGCTTGGTGCCAAAAGACGCTCCAAATTAGCAGGCACTGTTATTTGTCAATTCCCCAGTGATAACTTCCAGTAGCCAATAGTTTCTTGGCAAGAAGCTTTGGAGCTCCATCCTAATACCGAGCTACAGAAAATGGCTCCTAATCATCTCTGCAGACTTTATGTTACCTACCTTGAGTGGTTCTTCTGCCTCCAGTGTGCTGCATGATCAAGAACTGTAATTcaagcctctttcctttctctccacccATGAGTTAATACCTACTACCATGTTCTTGAGACCCACTCTTCTTACTTTCCTGACATTCAGAGCATGACATAGCTCCATTTTCAAGCTCAAGACTTGTGCTTCCATTTGaagtttatattatttataaatgtgGCACCTGAGGGTACCATTTAAGTGTGTAGACTgtcatttcttaaatttgaagTCCTTTAAATAGCAATTGGCTCAAAATCAATGTTATCATTGGTGTCCAGTCAAAATCCTGGATCAGCTTAGAGTTAAGCATTCATAAGGTCAAGAGATGAATGCCTACTCCAGAGCCATTTCTGACATCTCTGCTCCTCAGTGCTATGATATGTTGCTATCATGTGCAATCTTCATAAGAACATGATTACAAATTAGTCCTGGCATTCAGATTCATTGTTAATATATTTATAGCAACTTTCAAGTGTTACTGAACATTCTAGATCTAACTCAGAGAAAAtatgtctttgttttatttgttttcactttGGTTTTCTTTGAAATGTCAAACATTAATCCGATTGACATCCTTATAATATCAATAATTATAATACTATCCTCTTCCACAAAGTCTGAGCATAGACATACATCCAAACCTGCAGCTGGTAAAATTCACAAGCATGAATATGGTGAAAAAGCCAAATTAAAATGcacaattttttcttcttttccttcatttttaatcCTTTCATCACATTGATAAAGAATGAGATAATTTTTCTTGTACTTCCTGCCTCAAAACAATATTACTAAtagttttatcattatttaataGTTAATTATTCATATGTGCTTACTAAGTATACACACAGACTCAAGAAATAACTTATGATATaggaaattgattttttaataatattcttaCTTTTTGTTTGGTCTGGAATGATTGTAAAGGATGGTGATTATTGGATGGGGTCTGGTTAAATTCCCTCAATGATATGTGAATAATATCTCCAGAATAGTGctagaaagaggaaagggaaaaaggaaaagtagGAAACTGGGTCAAGGTTAAAATTCTTAGTCTTTGGAGTGACAGAAAATAAGCTTTTCACGTGGCCATCTGGGGATGATGGATGCTTCAGGTATTGGTTCTGATACCCATAAAGAAGATTTCCAAAATAATCTCCCTGGATTATTTTACAGCAGAGCATGCTTCAACAGAAATTGATATATGGCTTCTAGACACCTAAGGAAACTGAAGAACTAATTAACAATTGCCAAGATTTCTACTCTTGCTCTGtggcatgagagagagagagggtgccACCACACCTGAGTATATAGGGAAGCTGCTCAATATCAATAGTGTATAGTTAAGTTAATGAATCATGGGTGATATCTTGAATAAGCTCTGTGGGCCACATTGTGTAGGGACTGAGGACATGGGGCATGGAGATCAGACCTTCCACCAATGAGTCATAAGAATCCATAGTGAAACATACTTCCGGATTGAACTGGATAGTGGTGAGATTCAAAGTGGTCTTTAGTTTGTACTTGGTCATGTTGTTATTGGGATCGCTAAAAGCTAGGCTCAGAGTCTGTGGGTTCTTCAGGTAGAAGGAAATGCCATTCAACATAAATCTGGCTACTACAGCACTTGCCCCAGCAGTGAAGTGCAAAAAAACCAATAGATCATGTAAGCTTGATAAATAACCTTAGTTAACTtacatttccttacattttttcaTAATCTGCATTATTttgtctgaatttttaaaatttgatttatgTTGTTATATATTTGGGGAAATTTGTCTCCTGATTTTTGATATGGCATAGTAGACACACTGTTTTTAATCCATCATCACCTAATGTGAAGAATGCCCAGAGTGAATTTTCTTCAAGCAGCCCTGacttaaaaaaactaaatatttaaaaataaaataaaatcattagaggttatttttattattattataaattaaaaaaatgaaactttcacA of the Tamandua tetradactyla isolate mTamTet1 chromosome 2, mTamTet1.pri, whole genome shotgun sequence genome contains:
- the LOC143662025 gene encoding olfactory receptor 4C16-like — encoded protein: MQLHNNVTEFILLGLTQDPFRKKVIFVACLLFYLEILLGNLLILVTIKTSQALGSPMYFFLFHLSLSDTCFCTSIAPRMIVDALLKKATISFSECIIQVFSFHFFGCLEIFILILMAIDRYVAICKPLHYMTIMNRRVCTVLVAVAWVGSCVHSLTQIFLALSLPFCGPNVIDHYFCDLQPLLKLACADTYVINLLLVSNSGAICSVSFVMLMFSYVIILHSLRNYSAEGKKKALSTCISHIIVVILFFVPCIFIYTRPATTFPVDKMIAVFYTIGTPLLNPLIYTLRNAEVKNAMRNLWRKTLVSYDKR